A window of the Deltaproteobacteria bacterium genome harbors these coding sequences:
- a CDS encoding SulP family inorganic anion transporter, with product MEQSPLRSALGRFAPHLRGTGRADVLPDLLAGFAIAALAIPQAVAYALVAGLPAEMGLAAAALPALMGSLFGSSRFMVTGPTNPTALLLGVSVVAPAVARGADPVAAALATALCAGLILIGLGVLGYGRASRFLSDSVISGFNAGVGLLIALRYLPMLAGVEPAPHETSVWVPNVWWALRGAASAIGAADPRALVVGSAVPVLILAARRLGPRFPAALAALALVAAAATALGWTEGEGGLQRLQALALELPGFHAPRGFDPAHILPPALALSLLVTVQAMASARALEPGRGPALDPDRELFSQGVANVTAALVGAQCTSGSLTRSLTARLSGARTRLASATAGGLVALFLPVLAPGLERVPLAALAGLIVLTGFASISPTQIRRAAATPGDAAVLVVTFAVTLWLDLVPAVYAGLLLSLALLVRRAGRLQMVELVQSGQRRLREIPIDASTGATPAVLLQLEGDLNFAVAPELADRLKEIAARGPSFVTLRLKRARHLDATVLEVLRRVATELESRGAMLVLCGLNEPLRALLARTELGLVLGPEALLLTGGRLFEGLERALDLARRRLRPLPDTELFRNEPDDDWQYEI from the coding sequence TTGGAGCAGAGTCCGCTGCGCAGTGCGCTCGGCCGTTTCGCCCCGCACCTGCGCGGCACCGGCCGTGCGGACGTCTTGCCGGATCTCCTCGCCGGTTTCGCGATCGCGGCGCTCGCGATCCCCCAGGCCGTCGCCTACGCGCTGGTCGCGGGCTTGCCCGCCGAGATGGGCCTGGCCGCGGCGGCGCTGCCCGCGTTGATGGGGTCGCTGTTCGGCTCGAGCCGCTTCATGGTGACGGGACCCACGAACCCGACGGCGCTTCTGCTCGGCGTCTCGGTGGTCGCGCCCGCGGTCGCGCGCGGGGCCGATCCGGTCGCGGCTGCGCTCGCCACCGCCTTGTGCGCGGGACTGATCCTGATCGGGCTTGGCGTGCTCGGCTACGGGCGGGCGTCGCGCTTCCTGTCCGACTCCGTCATCTCCGGGTTCAACGCCGGCGTCGGTCTTCTGATCGCGCTTCGCTACCTGCCGATGCTGGCGGGGGTCGAGCCCGCGCCGCACGAGACGTCGGTGTGGGTGCCGAACGTCTGGTGGGCGCTTCGCGGCGCGGCGAGCGCGATCGGGGCCGCGGATCCGCGCGCGCTCGTCGTCGGAAGCGCGGTTCCCGTGCTGATCCTGGCGGCGCGGCGTCTCGGTCCGCGCTTTCCGGCGGCGCTCGCGGCGCTTGCGCTCGTCGCGGCGGCCGCGACCGCGCTCGGCTGGACGGAAGGAGAGGGAGGACTCCAGCGACTGCAGGCGCTCGCGCTCGAGCTGCCCGGCTTTCACGCTCCGCGCGGGTTCGATCCCGCCCACATCCTGCCGCCCGCGCTCGCGCTCTCGCTGCTCGTCACGGTGCAGGCGATGGCCTCGGCCCGCGCGCTAGAGCCCGGGCGCGGCCCCGCGCTCGACCCGGATCGCGAGCTCTTCTCGCAGGGGGTCGCAAACGTGACCGCGGCTCTGGTCGGCGCGCAGTGCACCAGCGGCTCGCTCACGCGCTCCCTCACCGCGCGGCTCTCCGGCGCGCGCACCCGCCTCGCGAGCGCGACCGCCGGAGGGCTCGTGGCGCTGTTCCTGCCCGTTCTCGCGCCAGGGCTCGAGCGCGTGCCGCTGGCCGCGCTCGCCGGCCTGATCGTGCTCACCGGCTTCGCCTCGATCTCGCCGACGCAGATCCGACGCGCCGCGGCGACTCCGGGCGACGCCGCCGTTCTGGTCGTGACGTTCGCCGTCACGCTCTGGCTGGATCTCGTGCCGGCCGTGTACGCGGGGCTGCTTCTGTCGCTGGCGTTGCTCGTTCGGCGCGCGGGGCGCTTGCAGATGGTCGAGCTCGTGCAGAGCGGGCAGCGGCGCCTGCGCGAGATCCCGATCGACGCGAGTACCGGCGCGACCCCGGCCGTGCTCCTGCAGCTCGAGGGAGATCTGAACTTCGCGGTCGCGCCCGAGCTCGCCGACCGCTTGAAGGAGATCGCCGCGCGCGGTCCCTCATTCGTCACGCTGCGCTTGAAGCGTGCCCGGCATCTCGACGCGACCGTGCTCGAGGTGCTGCGACGCGTGGCGACGGAGCTCGAGTCGCGCGGCGCGATGCTGGTGCTCTGCGGCCTGAACGAGCCGCTGCGCGCCCTGCTCGCGCGCACCGAGCTCGGCCTGGTGCTCGGGCCCGAGGCGCTGCTGCTCACGGGCGGCCGGCTCTTCGAGGGCCTCGAGCGAGCGCTCGATCTCGCCCGCCGGCGGCTTCGCCCGCTCCCGGACACGGAGCTGTTCCGCAACGAGCCCGACGACGACTGGCAGTACGAGATCTAG
- a CDS encoding RNA-binding S4 domain-containing protein, translating into MESVRIDRWLCAARVYKSRTQATQACVGGRVKVNEEGVKPHHGLRVGDRVSAQTERGPRILEVTALAEKRLSAALARELFLDHSPPPEARPLRARMPQRAPGAGRPTKRERRDLERFRGGGS; encoded by the coding sequence ATGGAGAGTGTGCGGATCGATCGCTGGCTCTGCGCAGCGCGGGTGTACAAGTCGCGAACCCAGGCGACACAGGCCTGTGTGGGCGGCCGGGTGAAGGTCAACGAAGAGGGAGTGAAGCCGCATCACGGGCTGCGAGTCGGCGACCGCGTGAGCGCGCAGACCGAGCGCGGACCGCGAATTCTCGAGGTGACGGCGCTCGCGGAGAAACGCCTCTCCGCGGCGCTCGCGCGCGAGCTCTTCCTGGACCACTCGCCGCCGCCCGAAGCCCGACCGCTGCGCGCGCGCATGCCGCAGCGCGCTCCCGGGGCGGGGCGCCCGACCAAGCGCGAGCGCCGGGATCTCGAGCGCTTCCGCGGCGGAGGGTCGTAG
- a CDS encoding glutaredoxin: protein MKAPNLSLYHFDGCSYCGRVRSALNRLDLQLELRDIELDPDRRRELVQATGRQTVPCLRIELPGGGVRWMHESLDIIRYLETEVANRG, encoded by the coding sequence ATGAAGGCTCCGAATCTGTCGCTCTACCATTTCGACGGCTGTTCCTACTGCGGGCGCGTGCGCTCCGCCCTGAACCGTCTCGACCTCCAGCTCGAGCTGCGAGACATCGAGCTCGATCCCGACCGTCGGCGGGAGCTGGTGCAGGCGACGGGCAGACAGACGGTGCCGTGCCTGCGCATCGAGCTGCCCGGCGGCGGCGTGCGCTGGATGCACGAATCGCTCGACATCATCCGCTACCTCGAGACCGAGGTCGCGAACCGGGGCTGA